The proteins below are encoded in one region of Mycobacterium shinjukuense:
- a CDS encoding DNA-3-methyladenine glycosylase family protein gives MRSIDVAVEAVVTFPGAAGFGHTLAPLRRGRGDPCFRALGDGTIWRTSLLPSGPVTARISRAGPDAARCVAWGGGAEQFLDLLPALLGADDDARDFVPREPTVAAAHRRLPHLRLGRTGQVLEALIPAVIEQRVPGADAFRSWRVLVSKYGTPAPGPAPAGMRVPPSAEVWRSVPSWEFHHANVDPGRARTVVACARRAASLERLVSMPAARARAVLTSLSGVGVWTAAETAQRAFGDPDALSVGDYHIPKMIGWTLLGRPVDDAGMLELLEPMRPHRHRVVRLLEASGLAHEPRRGPRLPVQDIRSL, from the coding sequence TTGCGGTCAATTGACGTGGCCGTCGAAGCGGTGGTGACCTTCCCGGGGGCAGCCGGCTTCGGGCACACCCTGGCGCCACTGCGCCGGGGTCGCGGCGATCCGTGCTTTCGGGCCCTCGGCGACGGCACGATCTGGCGGACCAGCTTGCTGCCCAGCGGACCCGTCACGGCACGGATCAGCCGCGCGGGGCCCGACGCGGCACGGTGCGTGGCCTGGGGCGGCGGCGCCGAGCAGTTCCTCGACCTGCTGCCCGCGTTGCTGGGCGCCGACGACGACGCCCGCGATTTCGTGCCGCGGGAGCCGACGGTGGCCGCCGCGCACCGGCGGCTCCCGCATTTGCGGCTGGGCCGCACCGGGCAGGTGCTGGAAGCCCTGATCCCGGCGGTGATCGAGCAACGAGTGCCCGGCGCCGACGCCTTTCGGTCATGGCGGGTGCTGGTCAGCAAATATGGCACTCCGGCTCCCGGACCGGCGCCGGCCGGGATGCGAGTGCCGCCGTCGGCGGAGGTGTGGCGTTCCGTCCCGTCCTGGGAATTTCACCACGCCAACGTCGACCCCGGGCGGGCTCGGACGGTGGTGGCGTGCGCGCGGCGGGCGGCGTCGTTGGAGCGATTGGTGTCAATGCCCGCGGCGCGGGCGCGTGCGGTGCTGACGTCGCTGTCGGGAGTCGGGGTGTGGACGGCGGCCGAGACCGCGCAACGGGCGTTTGGTGACCCCGACGCGCTGTCGGTCGGGGACTATCACATTCCGAAAATGATCGGCTGGACGTTGCTGGGCCGGCCGGTCGACGACGCCGGGATGCTCGAGTTGCTGGAGCCGATGCGGCCGCATCGGCACCGGGTGGTGCGGCTGCTCGAGGCCAGCGGGCTAGCCCATGAGCCCCGCCGCGGGCCACGGCTGCCGGTGCAGGACATTCGGTCGCTGTAG
- a CDS encoding nuclear transport factor 2 family protein, whose product MTPFDDPQAELAWMFLQSLCEGGDIGEGFELLSDDFTYWSIVTRTELDKQTLRRAVQRRKKVFEVNIELRRCVNEGETVVIEGHCRGATADGTPYDSPFVCIFETRDGLIVALREYSDTQSLAEVYPEASANPGRC is encoded by the coding sequence ATGACGCCGTTCGACGACCCGCAGGCCGAACTCGCATGGATGTTCCTGCAGAGCTTGTGCGAGGGCGGGGACATCGGCGAAGGCTTCGAGCTGCTCAGCGATGACTTCACCTACTGGAGCATCGTCACCCGCACCGAATTGGACAAGCAAACGCTGCGGAGAGCGGTCCAGCGGCGCAAGAAGGTCTTCGAGGTCAACATCGAGCTGCGCCGCTGCGTCAACGAGGGCGAAACGGTGGTCATCGAGGGGCATTGCCGCGGCGCGACCGCCGATGGCACGCCATACGACAGCCCGTTCGTCTGCATCTTCGAAACCCGCGACGGACTGATCGTCGCGCTGCGCGAATACAGCGACACGCAATCGCTGGCGGAGGTGTACCCCGAAGCCAGCGCTAATCCGGGACGATGCTGA
- a CDS encoding DUF427 domain-containing protein has product MSNRIVLEPSPQHPITIEPTNGRVQVRVNGELVADTSAALHLKESNYPAVQYIPLADVAPNVLTRSDTSSYCPYKGEASYYGVTTAAGGTVDDVVWTYEHPHPAVAAIAGHVAFYPDKAEISIVPD; this is encoded by the coding sequence ATGAGCAACAGGATTGTCTTGGAACCCAGCCCGCAGCACCCGATCACCATCGAGCCGACCAACGGACGGGTGCAGGTTCGGGTCAACGGGGAATTGGTCGCGGACACGTCCGCGGCGCTGCACCTGAAAGAATCCAATTACCCTGCGGTGCAGTATATTCCGTTGGCCGACGTGGCGCCCAACGTGCTGACCCGCAGCGACACCAGCAGCTACTGCCCCTACAAGGGCGAAGCCAGTTACTACGGTGTGACCACCGCGGCCGGCGGCACCGTCGACGACGTGGTCTGGACCTACGAACATCCCCATCCCGCGGTCGCCGCGATCGCCGGGCATGTCGCCTTCTACCCCGACAAGGCCGAAATCAGCATCGTCCCGGATTAG
- a CDS encoding NAD-dependent epimerase/dehydratase family protein, giving the protein MSPKPKLVIGANGFLGSHVTRLLVADGAEVRAMVRPTANTRGIDDLRLTRFHGDVFDTATVAEAMDGCDDVYYCVVDTRAWLRDPSPLFRTNVEGLRNILDVAKDAGLRRFVFTSSYATVGRRRGHVATEDDRVDTRKVTAYVRSRVAAEDLVMTYVAQHGLPAVAMCVSTTYGGGDWGRTPHGAFIAGAVFGRLPFLMTGIRLEVVGVDDAARALILAAERGRIGERYLISERMMPLADVVRIAADEAGVPPPQRSLSAPMLYALGALGSLRARVTGQDAELSLASVRMMRAEADVDHGKAVRELGWQPRPVEESIREAARFWAAMRTTGTTASETGR; this is encoded by the coding sequence ATGAGCCCCAAACCCAAGCTGGTCATCGGGGCCAACGGCTTCTTGGGCTCCCACGTCACCCGCCTGCTGGTCGCCGACGGCGCCGAGGTGCGCGCCATGGTGCGTCCGACCGCCAACACCCGCGGCATCGACGACCTGCGGCTCACCCGGTTCCACGGCGACGTCTTCGACACCGCCACCGTGGCCGAGGCGATGGACGGCTGCGACGACGTCTACTACTGCGTGGTCGACACCCGCGCCTGGCTGCGCGACCCGTCCCCGCTGTTTCGCACCAATGTGGAAGGCCTGCGCAACATCCTCGACGTCGCCAAAGACGCCGGCCTGCGCAGGTTCGTCTTCACCAGCAGCTACGCGACGGTCGGCCGCCGGCGCGGGCACGTGGCGACCGAAGACGACCGGGTGGACACCCGCAAGGTCACTGCCTACGTCCGGTCCCGGGTGGCGGCCGAGGACCTGGTGATGACATACGTCGCCCAGCACGGCCTGCCCGCCGTCGCAATGTGCGTCTCCACCACCTACGGCGGCGGCGACTGGGGCCGCACCCCGCACGGCGCCTTCATCGCCGGGGCGGTCTTCGGCAGGCTGCCCTTCCTGATGACCGGCATCCGGCTGGAAGTCGTCGGCGTCGACGACGCCGCCCGGGCGCTGATCTTGGCCGCCGAACGCGGGCGCATCGGCGAGCGCTACCTGATCTCCGAACGGATGATGCCGTTGGCCGACGTGGTGCGCATCGCCGCAGACGAGGCGGGTGTGCCACCGCCGCAGCGGTCGCTCTCGGCACCCATGCTCTACGCGCTGGGCGCGCTGGGCAGCCTGCGGGCCCGGGTCACGGGCCAGGATGCCGAGCTGAGCCTCGCGTCGGTGCGCATGATGCGCGCCGAAGCCGACGTCGACCACGGCAAGGCGGTGCGGGAATTGGGCTGGCAGCCGCGCCCGGTCGAGGAATCGATCCGGGAGGCCGCCCGATTCTGGGCGGCGATGCGCACGACCGGCACGACCGCCAGTGAGACGGGTCGGTGA
- a CDS encoding nuclear transport factor 2 family protein: MTGRAFSRGELAAAFEKFEATVARAAATRDWDAWVEHYTPDVEYIEHAAGTMRGRERVRAWIRHTMTTFPGSHMVAFPSLWSVIDESTGRVIAELDNPMRDPGDGSVISATNISIITYAGDGQWCRQEDIYNPLRFHRAGLAWCRKAQQLGTLDEDAARWMRQNSGPG, translated from the coding sequence GTGACTGGCCGGGCGTTCTCCCGTGGCGAATTGGCCGCCGCCTTCGAGAAGTTCGAGGCGACGGTGGCACGCGCCGCCGCGACCCGAGACTGGGACGCCTGGGTGGAGCACTACACCCCCGACGTGGAATACATCGAGCATGCGGCGGGCACCATGCGCGGCCGCGAGCGGGTGCGCGCCTGGATCCGGCACACGATGACGACCTTCCCGGGCAGTCACATGGTCGCGTTCCCGTCGTTGTGGTCGGTCATCGACGAGTCCACCGGACGCGTCATCGCCGAACTGGACAACCCGATGCGCGACCCCGGCGACGGCAGCGTGATCAGCGCGACCAACATCTCGATCATCACCTACGCCGGCGACGGCCAGTGGTGCCGTCAAGAAGACATCTACAACCCGCTGCGCTTCCACCGGGCCGGACTGGCGTGGTGCCGCAAGGCGCAGCAACTGGGCACGCTGGACGAGGATGCGGCGCGCTGGATGCGCCAGAACAGCGGCCCCGGATGA
- the msrA gene encoding peptide-methionine (S)-S-oxide reductase MsrA: MTSNQRAILAGGCFWGMQELIRKQPGVVSTRVGYSGGDVPNATYRHHGTHAEAVEIIFDPAVTDYRTLLEFFFQIHDPTTKNRQGNDRGTSYRSAIFYLDDEQRRIALDTIADVEASGLWPGKVVTEVSPAGEFWEAEPEHQDYLQRYPNGYTCHFVRPGWKLPRRAASSH; encoded by the coding sequence ATGACGAGCAACCAGAGGGCGATCCTGGCCGGCGGCTGCTTCTGGGGCATGCAGGAGCTGATCCGCAAGCAACCCGGCGTGGTTTCCACCCGGGTGGGCTACAGCGGCGGGGACGTCCCCAACGCGACCTACCGTCACCACGGCACGCACGCCGAGGCGGTCGAGATCATCTTCGACCCCGCGGTCACCGACTACCGCACGCTACTGGAGTTCTTCTTCCAGATCCACGATCCGACAACGAAAAACCGGCAGGGCAACGACCGCGGCACCAGCTACCGGTCGGCCATCTTCTACCTCGACGACGAGCAGCGGCGCATCGCGTTGGACACCATCGCCGACGTCGAGGCGTCCGGCCTGTGGCCCGGGAAGGTGGTGACCGAGGTCAGCCCGGCCGGGGAGTTCTGGGAGGCCGAACCCGAGCACCAGGACTACCTGCAGCGCTACCCCAACGGTTACACCTGTCACTTCGTCCGGCCCGGCTGGAAACTGCCGAGACGGGCGGCCAGCAGCCACTGA
- a CDS encoding cytochrome P450, whose protein sequence is MSQAITDAPASPAPTLPPAARMPKVLQGLAFAMLRRAMFQRYTRRYGKVFMLDIPIYGRIVAVCDTQLAKQVFTTGPEVLGNIQPNLSRLFGSGSVFALDGDDHRRRRRLLAPPFHGKSMKNYEAIIEEETLRETATWPDGTPFATLPSMMHITLNAILRAVFGAGGAELDELRRLIPPWVTLGSRMAALPQPTRNYGRFSPWGRLAEWRRQYDLVIDRLIEIERHDPNFADRTDVLALLLRSTYEDGSAMSRKDVGDELLTLLAAGHETTAATLGWAFERLSRHPQVLAALAEEADTGGGELRQATILEVQRARTVIDFAARHVNPAVYRLGEWVIPGGYSILVNIAQIHSDPDVFADPDRFDPQRFIGSKPSAFAWIPFGGGTRRCVGAAFANMEMDVVLRTVLRHFTIETTTAPDERWHGRGVAFTPKDGGRVVVHRR, encoded by the coding sequence ATGAGCCAAGCAATCACCGACGCGCCCGCATCGCCCGCACCCACCTTGCCCCCCGCCGCCCGGATGCCGAAAGTCTTGCAGGGCTTGGCCTTTGCGATGCTGCGGCGGGCGATGTTCCAACGCTACACCCGCCGCTATGGCAAGGTGTTCATGCTCGACATCCCCATCTATGGCCGCATCGTGGCGGTCTGCGACACGCAGCTGGCCAAGCAGGTCTTCACCACCGGCCCGGAAGTGCTCGGCAACATCCAGCCCAACCTGAGCCGGCTGTTCGGCTCCGGATCGGTGTTCGCGCTCGACGGCGACGACCACCGCAGGCGGCGGCGGTTGTTGGCCCCGCCGTTCCACGGCAAGAGCATGAAAAACTACGAGGCCATCATCGAAGAGGAGACCCTGCGGGAGACCGCCACCTGGCCTGACGGCACGCCGTTCGCGACGCTGCCGTCGATGATGCACATCACGCTCAACGCGATCCTGCGCGCGGTCTTCGGCGCGGGCGGCGCCGAACTCGACGAGCTGCGCCGTCTCATCCCACCATGGGTGACCCTGGGCTCGCGGATGGCGGCGCTGCCGCAACCCACCCGCAACTACGGCCGATTCAGCCCGTGGGGGCGGCTGGCCGAGTGGCGGCGCCAGTACGACCTCGTCATCGACAGGCTGATCGAGATCGAGCGCCACGACCCGAACTTCGCCGACCGGACCGACGTGCTCGCGCTGCTGCTGCGCAGCACCTACGAGGACGGTTCGGCCATGTCGCGCAAGGACGTTGGCGACGAATTGCTGACCCTGCTAGCCGCCGGCCACGAAACCACCGCGGCCACCTTGGGCTGGGCGTTCGAACGGTTGAGCCGGCACCCGCAGGTGCTGGCGGCCCTGGCCGAGGAAGCCGACACCGGCGGCGGCGAGCTGCGCCAGGCGACGATCCTGGAAGTCCAGCGGGCCAGGACGGTGATCGACTTCGCCGCTCGCCACGTCAACCCAGCGGTGTACCGGCTCGGCGAGTGGGTCATTCCTGGCGGGTACTCGATCCTGGTCAACATCGCTCAGATACACAGCGATCCCGACGTGTTCGCGGATCCGGACCGGTTCGACCCGCAACGCTTCATCGGATCCAAGCCGTCGGCCTTCGCGTGGATCCCGTTCGGCGGCGGGACCCGCCGCTGCGTGGGAGCCGCCTTCGCCAACATGGAGATGGATGTCGTGCTGCGAACGGTGTTGCGGCACTTCACCATCGAGACCACCACGGCGCCCGACGAACGGTGGCACGGCCGAGGTGTGGCGTTTACCCCCAAGGACGGCGGCCGGGTCGTCGTCCACCGACGCTGA
- a CDS encoding TetR/AcrR family transcriptional regulator produces the protein MTAVASNADLADLADTDPFRLRLLDGLAASIGQRGYRATTVADIVRHARTSKRTFYDRFVSKEQCFLELLRVEIGQLAEEIRVAVDPEADWHRQIRQAVDAYVANIESRPAITLSWIRELPSLGDVARPVQRHGLELLTNLLIDLSGSPGFRRANLPPLTAPLAVILLGGLRELVALAVEDGRPVREIVEPAVDAAIALLGPRG, from the coding sequence GTGACAGCGGTGGCCAGCAATGCCGATCTGGCGGATCTGGCCGACACCGACCCGTTTCGGCTGCGGCTGCTCGACGGCCTGGCCGCCTCGATCGGCCAGCGTGGCTACCGCGCGACCACCGTCGCCGACATCGTCCGCCACGCGCGCACCTCGAAGCGCACCTTCTACGATCGGTTCGTCAGCAAGGAACAGTGCTTCCTCGAGCTGCTGCGCGTGGAGATCGGCCAGCTGGCCGAGGAGATCCGAGTCGCCGTCGACCCCGAGGCCGACTGGCACCGCCAGATCCGTCAGGCCGTCGACGCCTACGTCGCCAATATCGAATCGCGGCCGGCCATCACCTTGAGCTGGATCCGAGAACTTCCGTCGCTGGGGGATGTCGCTCGCCCCGTCCAGCGCCACGGGTTAGAGCTGCTGACCAACCTGCTGATCGATCTGAGCGGCAGCCCAGGGTTCCGACGGGCCAACCTGCCGCCCCTGACCGCGCCGTTGGCGGTGATCCTGCTCGGCGGCCTGCGTGAGCTGGTGGCGCTCGCCGTCGAAGACGGCCGACCCGTGCGGGAGATCGTCGAACCGGCGGTCGATGCGGCGATCGCGCTGCTCGGCCCGCGCGGCTAG
- a CDS encoding TOBE domain-containing protein — MRLSTRNQLKGTITEVNLGSVMAIVKVRLDGGDQIVTSSLTKDAAVELGLAAGQPATVFIKSTDVMIGVE, encoded by the coding sequence ATGCGGCTATCGACCCGCAACCAGCTCAAGGGCACCATCACCGAGGTCAACCTCGGCAGCGTGATGGCAATCGTGAAGGTTCGGCTCGACGGCGGTGATCAGATCGTCACGTCCTCGCTCACCAAGGACGCGGCGGTTGAGCTTGGACTTGCCGCCGGTCAGCCGGCAACGGTGTTCATCAAGTCCACCGATGTGATGATCGGCGTCGAGTAG
- a CDS encoding alpha/beta fold hydrolase translates to MTAMPVLDGVEHRYVDLGDGVTIHVADAGPGEGPAVMLVHGFPQNWWEWHGLIGPLAADGYRVLCPDLRGAGWSSAPRGRYTKEEMAEDLAGVLDWLGVAKVKLVAHDWGGPVAFIMMLRHPEKVTGFFGVNTVAPWMKRDLSMLRHLWRFWYQIPISLPVIGPRIIADSQARYARLVVSWVGAGFGLPEEDLRMYAERMRQPGHADAGSRWYRSFQTREALRWMRGQYDGARVDVPVRWLHGTGDPVITPDLLDGYAQRASDFEVELVDGVGHWIVEQRPELVLDRLRAFLRLGM, encoded by the coding sequence ATGACCGCAATGCCTGTCCTGGACGGCGTCGAACACCGGTATGTGGATCTCGGGGATGGGGTCACCATCCATGTCGCAGACGCCGGCCCCGGCGAAGGTCCGGCGGTCATGCTGGTGCACGGGTTTCCGCAGAACTGGTGGGAGTGGCACGGGCTGATCGGTCCACTGGCCGCCGACGGCTACCGGGTGCTCTGCCCCGACCTGCGCGGCGCGGGCTGGAGCTCGGCGCCCCGGGGGCGCTACACCAAGGAGGAGATGGCCGAGGACCTGGCGGGGGTGCTGGATTGGCTGGGCGTCGCCAAGGTCAAACTGGTGGCGCACGACTGGGGCGGACCGGTGGCGTTCATCATGATGTTGCGCCATCCGGAGAAGGTGACCGGGTTCTTCGGTGTGAACACCGTGGCGCCGTGGATGAAACGCGATCTAAGCATGCTCCGGCACCTCTGGCGGTTCTGGTATCAGATCCCGATCTCGCTGCCGGTGATCGGCCCCCGGATAATCGCGGATTCCCAGGCCCGATACGCCCGGTTGGTGGTGTCGTGGGTGGGCGCCGGGTTCGGCCTCCCCGAAGAGGACCTGCGCATGTACGCCGAGCGCATGCGTCAACCCGGGCACGCGGACGCGGGTTCCAGGTGGTATCGCAGCTTCCAGACCCGGGAGGCGCTGCGCTGGATGCGCGGTCAATACGACGGTGCCCGCGTCGACGTTCCGGTGCGCTGGTTGCACGGCACCGGAGATCCGGTGATCACCCCCGATCTGCTGGATGGATATGCCCAGCGGGCATCCGATTTCGAGGTCGAGCTGGTGGACGGCGTGGGCCACTGGATCGTCGAGCAGCGACCCGAGCTGGTGCTCGACCGGCTGCGGGCCTTCCTTCGCCTCGGGATGTAA